A DNA window from Arachis duranensis cultivar V14167 chromosome 3, aradu.V14167.gnm2.J7QH, whole genome shotgun sequence contains the following coding sequences:
- the LOC107479099 gene encoding uncharacterized protein LOC107479099 — MSITTVQTNGIINKEATLTKGETIIMVGKTIPTKNGGTTIIKEVGTMEGIKGGTTTTINNNDTNKPTIPTKSTILSKPTIPTSKPRKKLPNLLTTTPKGGINAITLRSRTKLQERSLEPPHQKEVTQEEDVVEVEEIEEKDEAHEVVKEEFNQPRDGVSKKNSVEMFKKVEVIIPLFDAIHQVPKYAKFLKDLCKNKERIHDLETIPLGSSISALMGAIPEKCGDRSPCLVTCTIDGVKFIDCMCDLSACVSIMPLSVYQVLKLPPLKRWAARFVLADKSIIYVVGIAEDVLVSIKRLVFSIDFHILEMPPNESERTSSFLLGRPFLRTSWFKLDVFSCTYSFEIDGRVVSFSLDKAMRHPPEDHSIFWCDLIDNIVAELDNDILD; from the exons ATGTCTATTACAACCGTCCAAACCAATGGTATCATCAACAAGGAGGCAACTCTAACCAAGGGGGAAACTATAATCATGGTTGGCAAGACAATTCCAACCAAGAATGGTGGGACAACTATAATCAAGGAGGTAGGGACAATGGAGGGAATCAAAGGTGGAACAACAACAACCATCAACAACAATGATACCAACAAacccaccataccaacaaaATCTACCATACTATCAAAACCAACTATACCAACATCAAAACCAAGGAAGAAACTACCAAACCTACTAACCACCACACCAAAG ggtggcatcaatgccattacCTTGAGGTCCAGAACGAAATTGCAAGAAAGGAGTCTGGAGCCACCACACCAAAAGGAAGTCACTCAAGAGGAGGATGTGGTTGAGGTAGAAGAAATTGAAGAGAAGGATGAGGCACATGAGGTAGTCAAAGAAGAATTCAACCAACCAAGAGATGGAGTCTCTAAGAAGAATTCAGTGGAGAtgttcaaaaaggttgaggtaatcATCCCTCTTTTTGATGCTATTCACCAAGTCCCTAAATATGccaagtttctaaaagatttgtgtAAGAACAAGGAAAGAATTCATGACTTAGAAACTATTCCATTGGGAAGCTCTATTTCGGCTTTGATGGGTGCAATTCCAGAAAAATGTGGTGATCGGAGTCCTTGCTTAGTCACTTGCACCATCGATGGGGTCAAATTCATTGATTGCATGTGTGATCTTAGTGCCTGTGTTAGTATTATGCCTCTATCCGTTTATCAAGTGTTGAAGCTCCCACCATTGAAACGGTGGGCGGCTCGGTTCGTATTAGCGGATAAGAGCATAATATATGTGGTTGGTATTGCGGAGGATGTGTTGGTGAGTATAAAGCGATTAGTCTTCTCGATTGATTTTCATATTCTTGAGATGCCACCTAATGAATCTGAAAGGACATCATCTTTCTTGCTTGGGAGGCCATTCTTGAGGACCTCCTGGTTCAAATTGGATGTTTTCTCGTGTACTTATTCTTTTGAGATCGATGGAAGAGTTGTGAGCTTTAGTCTTGATAAAGCCATGAGACACCCACCGGAAGATCACTCAATTTTCTGGTGTGACTTAATTGACAATATTGTGGCCGAATTAGATAATGATATTCTTGATTAG